The region GCGTGCGTCGGGCATCGGTAAAGCCTTGGCCGACAGCATGGCCGATTTGGGTATTCCGGTGTTGCTGGGCTGCTTCTTGGTGGCTTTGGCGTTGCGTATCGCACAAGGTTCTGCTACGGTGGCTTTAACCACTGCCGCAGCCTTGATGGCACCTGCGGTGACGGCAGCCGGTTTCAGCGATTGGCAATTGGCTTGTGTGGTGTTGGCTACGGCAGCCGGTTCTGTCGGTTGCAGCCACTTTAACGATTCCGGTTTCTGGCTGGTCGGCCGCTTGTTGAATATGGATGTACCAACCACCCTGAAAACGTGGACAGTCAACCAAACCCTGATTGCCTTGATTGGTTTTGCTTTATCGGCATTGGTCTTTGCCATCGTTTAAGGAGAACGATATGACCGTACATTTTGTAATGATGGGCGTATGCGGCTGCGGTAAAACCACGGCAGCCTTGTCGCTGCAAAAGCATTTGGGCGGATGTGCGTATGCCGAAGGCGATGAATTTCACACCCAAGCCAACCGCGATAAAATGGGTGCGGGCATTCCGCTGACCGATGAAGACCGCTATCCTTGGCTGGGCAATCTGCGTGACTGGATGACGACGCAGGCGCAAGCAGACGCGGCGTATTCGATTGTGACGTGTTCTGCATTGAAAAAACAATACCGCGATATTTTGCGCGGTGCAGAAGGTAAAGTGGCGTTTATCCACCTGACTCCGCCGCAAGAAATAAACCTTGAACGCATGATGTCGCGCAAAGGCCATTACATGAAGGCCGATATGCTGGATTCGCAATTGGAAATTCTGGAAGAGCTCGAAGCCGATGAATACGGTGTGAAAATCGATAATCCGGGTTCCCCGGAGGCTGTAGAAGCCGATATCGTCGCTTGGGTGAAGGCGGAAGGCTTGTTGCCGAATGATTAAGCTGTATCAGGTATAAAGTTTAGGCCGTCTGAAAGTTAAATTTCAGACGGCCTTTTTCATGATAATTTTGAAAAGTATTCCTATTTTATATTAATAATGGTAAAATCTGCCTTACATTTTCAGCGTGGTGTAATTGTTGGTACATCATGTCAGTTTGTATTCCCTTGTTCTACATTGCTGTATGTACAACATTAGGCCGTCTGAACGTTTCGGACGGCCTCTTTTTTATCGGTTAATCGGTAAATGGGCTAAAACAGTTTTTGTGAATCCAGCAGCAGCGTCACCGGCCCGTCATTGCAGAGCGTCACCTGCATATGTGTTTGGAAACGGCCGGTTTCCACCGTTAAGCCATACTCGCGCAGATAATCGGCCGTGAGCTGATACAAGGCTTTGGCTTGGGCAGCAGGGGCTGCATGCGAGAAAGAAGGGCGGCGACCGCTGCGGGCATCGGCATATAGAGTGAATTGTGAGACCAACAATATCGATCCGCCGATATCTTTGAGCGACAAATTCAGCTTGCCGTTTTCATCTTCAAAAATACGCAGATTGACAACTTTATCGGCAATATAGCGGGCATCGGCTTCAGTGTCGTCATGGGTTACGCCCAGTAAAATCATGAAGCCGTTGCCAATTTTACCGCTGGTGTCGCGGCTATTATTTTCAATAATATCGACTTGGGCGCGGGTTACTTTTTGAATCACTGCGCGCATGATGTTCCTTTGAATAGGCCGTCTGAAAGCTGGTATTATGGGATAATCTGTTGATGAATGCAAAAGCCGTTCATTGTAAAAAAAATCAAGAACAGGATTCTTCAATAGAGAAAAGCCGTCTGAAAACTGAGTTTCAGACGGTCTTTTCAATGACTTAATGCATCATCAGCGGCTGATACCGTTGGTTTTCAGCAAGTCATCAATCCGACGGCGCACTTTCTGCTGCTTGGCCTGCTGCGCCAGTTGGTTACGTATCAGTTCAAACGGTTGCGCTTCAGGATTGCGCTCGACTGCGCTGAGTTTAAAGAGATAAAACTTATCCTGCAGTTTCACCGGATGGTGCGTTACATCGCCACGGCTCATCGGCTCGACAATTTCAGCCATTTCCGGCGGCAATTGCTGCGGCATGATGAATTCGTTGAACGCTTGTTCCGGATTCGGATAACGCTTCATCAAATCGTCAAACGACAAACCTTTGCGCAGCAATTCCAGCGCAGCGCGGGCTTCCGGATCGCTGCCGAAGCTCACTTGCTGCAGCTTGATCATTCGCGTTTGCTGCTCGTAGATTTTGTGCAAATCGTTGTCGTCGACGGTGGTGTTGCGCTCCAGATATTGCGCGTATTGTGTGGCGTAAAACCGGGCTTCCATGGTTTGGAATTGGTTTTGCACTTCAGGGTCTTTATCCAATCCCGCCTTCAGGGCTTCGTTTTTCAATACTTCAAACGTCTGCAACTGATACACCACATCCTTGCGGATGGCGGCGCCATCCGGCTTGGACGTTTGGTTCGGGTTCTGGTCGGCTTGACGCAACACTTCTTTCACCATGCTGTCGATGCGTGCGGCAGGTATTTCCGGTGCTTTGGCAATCGCAAATCCGGCCACCGCTGCGGCAATAACGCCGGTAACCGCCGTTTGATACTTCATCATTTACTCCGTCGCTGAATTATTTGGCCGGTTTGATGTCGGCTTTTTGCAGCAGCGATTGCACTGAGGCATCAATGCGGGCAGCTTGCAAATCTTGGCCGATATCGTTTTTCGCCTGATCGTAAGTCGGCAGGGTGATGTCTCGGCGGTCATTTACATAGAATACGCCGTAAACATTGCCGTTTTGCAGCGGTTTAGCGGTCACGCCGCCTTTTTTCAGGCCTTTCACTGCGTCATACAAAGGCGGTGCAGATTGTTGTAGGTCTTTCAGCGGCACATAAGCATTCGGAATACCGCCGCTTTGTTTGGCTTGCGGGTCAATCGAGTATTGTTTCACCACGCTGCCGAAGCTTTTCTTGGCTTTCAAATCGGCAATGGCTTTTTCGGCATCGGCGCTGTTGTTGGTTACGATTTCGCCCAATTGCACTTCTTGTGTGCCTTTATAGAATTTGCTGAAATCGTCATAAGCGGCTTTAACGTCTTTTTCCTGTACCGGATTTTGTTTGGCTACGTGAGCGGCATAGGCTTGGCCTAACAAGTCACCTTCAAATACCGCCCATTCGGTTTTGAAGTTGGCTTTTTTGGCGGCACCGCTTTTATCGGCTGTTGCGCGTGCTTGTTGCAAGGCTTGTTTGTATTCCGCGCTTTGGTCTAATTTCAAGCGTTTGGCTTCTTGGCTGACCACGGTGGAAACCACTTGGCGTTCGGTCAGGGTGCGGCGCAGGGCAGGGGTGTCTTGGATTTGTTTGTTTTCAGCGCGAATGGCTTTAACTTGCGCGTCAA is a window of Neisseria yangbaofengii DNA encoding:
- a CDS encoding peptidylprolyl isomerase is translated as MKKTYFASAVLFALASGSLLAQTLVTVNGQAIDSSVIDAQVKAIRAENKQIQDTPALRRTLTERQVVSTVVSQEAKRLKLDQSAEYKQALQQARATADKSGAAKKANFKTEWAVFEGDLLGQAYAAHVAKQNPVQEKDVKAAYDDFSKFYKGTQEVQLGEIVTNNSADAEKAIADLKAKKSFGSVVKQYSIDPQAKQSGGIPNAYVPLKDLQQSAPPLYDAVKGLKKGGVTAKPLQNGNVYGVFYVNDRRDITLPTYDQAKNDIGQDLQAARIDASVQSLLQKADIKPAK
- a CDS encoding gluconokinase, GntK/IdnK-type, whose product is MTVHFVMMGVCGCGKTTAALSLQKHLGGCAYAEGDEFHTQANRDKMGAGIPLTDEDRYPWLGNLRDWMTTQAQADAAYSIVTCSALKKQYRDILRGAEGKVAFIHLTPPQEINLERMMSRKGHYMKADMLDSQLEILEELEADEYGVKIDNPGSPEAVEADIVAWVKAEGLLPND
- a CDS encoding peptidyl-prolyl cis-trans isomerase, which encodes MKYQTAVTGVIAAAVAGFAIAKAPEIPAARIDSMVKEVLRQADQNPNQTSKPDGAAIRKDVVYQLQTFEVLKNEALKAGLDKDPEVQNQFQTMEARFYATQYAQYLERNTTVDDNDLHKIYEQQTRMIKLQQVSFGSDPEARAALELLRKGLSFDDLMKRYPNPEQAFNEFIMPQQLPPEMAEIVEPMSRGDVTHHPVKLQDKFYLFKLSAVERNPEAQPFELIRNQLAQQAKQQKVRRRIDDLLKTNGISR
- the dtd gene encoding D-aminoacyl-tRNA deacylase, with product MRAVIQKVTRAQVDIIENNSRDTSGKIGNGFMILLGVTHDDTEADARYIADKVVNLRIFEDENGKLNLSLKDIGGSILLVSQFTLYADARSGRRPSFSHAAPAAQAKALYQLTADYLREYGLTVETGRFQTHMQVTLCNDGPVTLLLDSQKLF